One Urocitellus parryii isolate mUroPar1 chromosome 9, mUroPar1.hap1, whole genome shotgun sequence DNA segment encodes these proteins:
- the Tufm gene encoding elongation factor Tu, mitochondrial — translation MAAATLLRATPRFSGFCASPTPLLQGVLRPLKARALPLLYRSLAVEAKKTYVRDKPHVNVGTIGHVDHGKTTLTAAITKILAEGGGAKFKKYEEIDNAPEERARGITINAAHVEYSTAARHYAHTDCPGHADYVKNMITGTAPLDGCILVVAANDGPMPQTREHLLLAKQIGVEHIVVYVNKADAVQDSEMVELVELEIRELLTEFGYKGEETPVIIGSALCALEQRDPELGVKSVQKLLDAVDTYIPVPTRDLEKPFLLPVESVYSIPGRGTVVTGTLERGVLKKGDECEFLGHSKNIRTVVTGIEMFHKSLERAEAGDNLGALVRGLKREDLRRGLVMAKPGSIQPHQKVEAQVYILSKEEGGRHKPFVSHFMPVMFSLTWDMACRVVLPPGKELAMPGEDLKLSLILRQPMILEKGQRFTLRDGNRTIGTGLVTDIPAMTEEDKNIKWS, via the exons ATGGCTGCCGCCACCCTGCTGCGCGCGACGCCCCGGTTTAGTg GTTTCTGCGCCAGCCCGACCCCATTACTGCAGGGCGTGTTGCGACCGCTGAAAGCCCGGGCATTACCCCTCTTGTACCGCAGTCTGGCTGTGGAAGCCAAGAAGACCTACGTGCGCGACAAGCCCCATGTGAATGTGGGTACCATTGGCCATGTGGACCACGGCAAGACCACACTGACTGCAGCCATCACGAAAA TTCTAGCCGAGGGAGGTGGGGCTAAATTCAAGAAGTATGAAGAGATTGACAATGCCCCGGAAGAGCGAGCTCGGGGTATCACCATCAATGCGGCCCATGTGGAATATAGCACTGCTGCCCGTCACTATGCCCACACAGACTGCCCGGGTCATGCAGATTACGTTAAG AATATGATCACAGGCACTGCTCCTCTTGATGGCTGTATCCTTGTGGTGGCAGCCAATGATGGTCCCATGCCCCAGACCCGAGAGCACTTATTACTGGCTAAGCAG ATTGGGGTGGAGCACATTGTGGTGTATGTGAATAAGGCAGATGCTGTCCAAGACTCTGAAATGGTGGAGCTGGTGGAGCTGGAGATCCGGGAACTGCTCACAGAATTTGGCTACAAGGGGGAAGAGACACCAGTCATTATAGGCTCCGCTCTTTGTGCCCTTGAG CAACGTGACCCTGAGCTAGGTGTGAAGTCGGTGCAGAAGCTGCTGGACGCTGTGGACACTTACATCCCGGTACCCACACGGGATCTGGAGAAGCCTTTCCTGCTGCCTGTAGAGTCAGTTTACTCTATTCCTG GCCGAGGCACAGTGGTGACAGGTACATTGGAACGTGGTGTTTTGAAGAAAGGAGATGAGTGTGAATTTCTGGGACATAGCAAGAACATTCGCACTGTTGTGACAG GCATTGAGATGTTTCACAAGAGCCTggagagggcagaggcaggggatAACCTTGGAGCCCTGGTCCGAGGCTTGAAGCGGGAAGATCTGAGGCGTGGCTTGGTCATGGCCAAGCCAGGTTCTATCCAGCCCCACCAGAAGGTGGAGGCTCAG GTTTACATCCTCAGCAAGGAGGAGGGTGGCCGCCACAAGCCCTTTGTATCCCACTTCATGCCTGTCATGTTCTCCCTGACTTGGGACATGGCCTGTCGTGTTGTCTTGCCTCCAGGGAAG GAGCTTGCCATGCCTGGGGAGGACTTGAAGCTCAGCCTAATCTTGCGGCAGCCAATGATCTTAGAGAAAGGCCAGCGTTTCACCCTGAGAGATGGCAATCGGACCATTGGCACAGGCCTTGTCACAGACATACCAGCAATGACCGAAGAGGACAAGAACATCAAATGGAGTTGA